The nucleotide window CATAGGCCTAACTACTGAAAATTCAGGATTTTTTATTACAGCACGCCTATAATTACCAGAAATTATTCTAATCATAAATATTTATAAAATTATACCAAAAATTTAAAAAATAATATATGAATTTTTTTTTAAAAACATCTTTAAAATTTCAAAAATAGAATAAACATGGTCAAAATTGATTTTTTCTAAATATTCATCAAGCGAAAAATTGGCTCAATACAAAATTTCCAATTCCTTGACATTAAATCTAAAAAAAGGTTTTAAAGTGCGATGATAAACGCATTCCATTCCGCCATAAAAATCAAAATTTACAAGCCTTTTATTGGTTTTGCAAACTTTACAACTAGTTAAATTGCCAATTCAACCGTTAATTTTAATTCAGTTGATAATTACATATACTATTATTGCGTCTACATTTTCTTCGTTTATTTTGGAAAAGGCACTTTGAAAAATACTGAAAATTTTAGAATCATAGTTATTTTCATCAGTAAATTGATAAATTACTTTTCAAAACTTATAAATATTTTCATTAGTTAAATCCAAGCGAACAAGGCATTCACCTTTTTTTAGTTTAGATAATTTATTAGGATTTTTGGCCAAAAAAATCTCAAACTCACCAAAGCAGCCGGGATTTAATATATAAATATTTTTGCTAGTTGGACGACGTACGCCGAGGGCGACCATTTTAAGAATCCCAAAATTTGTTACTAATTTAACTATTAAATCAAAGTCTCTAAAGTTAAATCTTTCGACAACTATCCCTTTAATGATTTTTTCAGCCATTTTTTCATTAAAACTTATTGTATGGTGTTTAGGTTTGAAGATCTAAAATTAGTTAATTCTATCAAAATGAAATTTAATTTTTAAGTGAAAAATGAATTTCTAAAATATTTTGATTATAAATATAATTATACCACAAATTAATTTTTTTTTTTTTTTATTGATTTGTCATTTTTTTTATTCATAAATAAGTAGAAAAATCTCAGACAATTAGTTTTTTTCTATGATTTTGATTGCTCCACTTTTGTTAATTTTTTCTAGCATGTTCATTTTAAAAATTTGGACAAATAATTTACCTCATATAATAACTTGGAGTTTTATATGATAAGCAACTTTGAGGCCTTTCATAGTTATACCAATCAATAAATGAACTTATTTTTTGATAAGCGGTAGGCACATTTTCAAAATTTTCGCCCTCAATATTAAGCAATTCTCGCTGAAAAACTGCATAAAAATATTCAATAGGCCGGTTTGCAAGGGCATAACCTTTTGGGGACATTGATTGTTGGATATTGTTTTGTTTTAAAAAATTAGCAAATTTGTAGTTTGCATATTCCACACCATGATCTGAATGGAAAAATTTTGGTTTAATATTATACTTTTTAATTGTTTCTTTTACTAAGTTTATAGTTTCTTCTGAAAATCTTGTTTTAGAAACTGAAAAATTTAGCAGGTAATTGGATTTTGTTTCAATAATTGAGTGTAGGTAAAATCATTCGTTGTTAATTTTGATAAATTTAATATCAGCAAACCATTTTTCGCCAAAATTTTCTGAGGAAAAGTCACCTTTTATATGATCTTCAGTCCAAATTCGCGTAAACTTTTTCTCTTTTGGTGCTGGTTTTCCTTGCTTTTTATAAGCTAGAGATTTTAATCCTAAAAATTCGTAATGTTTTTGAAACACGTACGTGCTTACATAATTTCCCTGATTTATGTAAATATTATATAGAACGTCGCGCCCTTTAACTTTTCGATTTAAATTGAAATTTTCACGAATTCACTCAAGTAACTTTTCATCATAAATCATTTTCTTTGGTGGTTTTTTCACCCTTATCTTTTCATAAATCGAAGTGCGATTAATGTTAAAAACACTACAAATTCTAGTGCAATTTTCGATTTTACCTTTATCTTTTTCTTGTTCTTGTTTTCGCTTTTTAAGCTCCTCAAGAACAATTGCGGGGTCAATCCCGTATCTTCTAAGAACATTCTCCATTATTTCTTGATAAACTTCACGATCATTTTCAGAAAGATCGTTAATTGTATATTTCTTCTTTGGTTTGCGCGGTGATTTGATTTTCCCGCGAACACTTATCAAACTTTTCATATCATTATTATAAAACTTTTTTTGCCAATTTCTTATCAAATTATTAGCATATATATGCAGCATTCATTCTTTATCCGCTTTTTTGCTTTTCGATTTGCTTTTGTAAATTTCTCTAAATTCTTCAGCAAAATGCAAAATTGCGTTTTTTAACCCTTTAGATTCGGCAATTTTTATGTATCTAAATTTGTCTTCAATTGTGAATTTGTATTGTTTCATTTTGACACACCTTTTTTCGAATGGTCTGAAACTAGTATACTAATTTATCATTTTTTTTTATTCATTTTTTTTTTTTTTTTGATAATGTTTCAAAATTCGCAATTACACAAATGGTTTAGCTTAAAAATTAGTCTTTTTTGTGCTATAATTTAATCAGCAAAACTTAATAAAAATGTATAAGATTTGAATTTAAGTTTGTAAAAAACAAAGCGGTTTGGTTTATGAAAAAGCTTAGTAAACTTATTTTTTCTAATCTGTTTTTTGGGTCATTATCAATAATTTTATTTTCAGCATGCAATGTAAACAGCGATAAATTGGACTCAAAAAAACAAATTAGTCCTAAAATTCATGCAAAAATTGAAAACCAGCACCAAACCAGTCTTGATGATGTTGATTGGAAAAACATTAATTTTGAATATGACAGCGAAAAATACAATTTGCAAAAATTGAGTTTAAATAAAAATTTTGAGCAAAATTCGTTAAGAGTTAATGTTTTGCTCGTTGATACTAAAAAGCAACTTTCAATACCAAAAGAGTTTGTTTTTACTTCGTTTTTAAAAGCAAAAGACAAAAAACCAGAACCAAATTTAGATAAAATTCAAAATCCAATTAAAGAAGAAGAGCCAAAAAAAGTTGAAGAAAAACCTAATCCACAACCTAATTTTTCTAAAACTAAAATAGAAAAAATTTTAAAACCGCCTAGCTCTGATAAACCTAAAATTACCAGAATTATTAAGCCCCAAGAAAAACCAAAATCACAAATTATAAATAATTTTAGCCCGAAAATCAATAATGTTCCGACTAATAATTCCCCTATTAATAATGTAAATTTAAGTCAATTTCAAACTGTAAATTACAATACAAAAATTTATAATCCACTTTTTGAAGCAACTCCAAAGTTAAAATACACAAATAAAATTTACAGTGAATCACAAAATCCTGAATATTTTAAAGATGATCATTATTTTGGCAAAGATTTTTTACTAAATCATTCAGTGTTGCAAATTATTCAAAATACACCAAAATATCAAACTGGAGTGCATAATTTATACACTTTTTTGTACAATGGCGAAAATAATCAGCCAATTAATTTTCTTGATCCAAATGACCCAAATAGAAATAAAAGATTCTGAGAATTAGCAAAAAATGTTGGTCATTACGGCGATTTTGGTAGAAACAACGATGAAAAATTAATGTTTTATAACCGTGGTATTTCCTATAATGGAATGGCTGAACAAGTATATCTTCCAAAGTTTTCTGAAGTTGAATCTTCTGGGGCACTAAGTAATTCTGAAAATTTGACAGAAATTGTAAAGAAAAATCCTTTTGGTTTTTTACCTTCTAATTTAAGTCAGTTATTTTATTACATGAAAATCGATGAAATTGGCAAAATTTTTAAAATTCATAATTTAAAAAAAGTTAGCGCCAATTTCGATGACAAAAAAGGTGAAATTAGTATTTTGTTTGAAAGCGGTGAAGGAAAAAAACAAATTTGAAAATCAAATCAGGTTAATTCTAATTTAAAAAAAGATATTGACTATGAAAAGTTCATTTATGATCGCTCATTTAGTCTTGGAATTTATGGATTTAAATATTATCAAGATCAATTTTTTGGAAATAGATACGGCACTGAAGCTTTTAAAGAATACGGCACCGCCTGAGTTTTAGATAGAATAACAAATAATGACGCTAATTCTGATAGTTATGAACTTTTAGTTGGAACAAACATTCATGTTTGGAATATGCCACAAATTTTTGACAAAAGCATGTATTTTTTTGACCTAGATAACCAAAATGAAAAATCAAAAAAGTGAAATGCTGGCTTTGTTAACCAAAACTATGAATTTGTTTCTGAAGAAGATGCAAAAAAAGGCAATAAATTAAAGCCTTTTTTTACCGCAGCGCGTTCAGACCATTTAATTTCAGGCAATAAATACGAAAATACATACCAGAAAATTAAAGAATACCCAGTTTTTGATGCTTATGAGAGCTATTTAAGTGCTCCATATTACACTCCACGCTATAAGGTTGAGGGAATAATGGGCCATGATGTCGATGTGGGTCTTAAATATTTAGATAATTATAATGAAGCCACCCGAGTTGGAACAACCAAAAACGGCGGTTCAGACTTTGTTATTTTAAGACTGAAAATTAAAAAAACTGATTTAGAGCATGTTTTACCTGAATTAAAAAAAGCGATTGACTCTGGTACTGAGAAAGACTGACATATTGGTCTAGGTCAAAATGAAAAATTTAGTCCGATAAAAACACAATTTTATGGCGGATATCCAGTTGCAACTAGCGATAATGAAAATGGTGATTGAGAAAAAGGTGTAAATTTTAAGTCTAATAAATCAACAGGCGGAATAATCAACACCCGATCACGTGTAATTAATGATAGTCTTTTTCATGGTCTTTGAGTTCCTTATAATGATGCCGAAAATAAAGACTGAAATGCTAAACATGAAAAGTGAAAAAACTACCAAAAACCATTTCTTGCCAATTTAAAACACGGAATGCTAAAAAAGGTTTTAAATCAGCATTCAAATTTATATACAAAAGTAAATTCTGAAAATAAATTAGACGCACTTGGGCCTGGATCTTCGGGATCGATGGCTATTGATTCAGGTTTTAATTTAATTGGTATAAATTATTCGTATTCGACTGACTCAGAAAACAACACTTTTTCAAATGCAATTTCATTAATGGAGGGTCAATCTACTTATCTTGATGGATTTAACGGCAATATTCGCGAGGATTTTAAGAAAAAATTACAAAAAGACGGCTTATATACAGTTAAAATTAATCCAAAATCCTAAAAATTATCTTAGCTAATTTTTAGGATTAGCAGTTTTTGGCTTTTTTAGATATTTTATTTTGCATTTTTGGCAAAATTCGCGGGCAATTTGGCAAATTTGGCCTAGTATTTTGAGCAAAAACACTTAATTTTAAATCTGACCATCACGAATGAAAAATCTACTTATTAATCAAATAAAGCAAACTAAAAAAGCAAAACATGAAATTTTAAACTACTTTTTTAGTTTAAAACACTGACAAAAATCATAAAAAATACAACAACTATTTAAACTCAATGTAAATAGAAAACTCGTTTTTCTTACATTGAGCCTAAAAAAATATATGAAGTTTTGAAAGAGCAATAATTAAAAGCCATAAATTTGAAGATTTCTAAACGGTTAAATTTAAGACATCCCATCATATCTAAAAATATAATGGATAATTCGCATTTGATGTTTTTTTTATGACAAAAAACATAATCAAGTCCCCCTTAATTCTAATCTCAAAAATTTATTAATTTATTCTTAAGTGAGTTTAATTATAGCAGAAATTTTTTTTTAGACCAAGTATTTTTTTTTTTTTTTGTTTTTTTACAAAGGTTAATTCCAAAATAATAAAAATTAAGATTTTAGCCTCAAAAAACACGGATTTAGCGGTATTTTTGCATATTTATATTCACTAAAAAGCGAATTTTTCCATCAAACTGGGAAACTCAAGGTTAGATGGTTGAATCCGGTTTTTGATCCAATTTTATTATTGTTATAAATTTTTTTGTTGATAAAAGTCTTTGCATTTTTGCTAATCTGGGTTAAAATGATACTTTTTTTAAAAATTTTAATAAAAAAGTGCTATTTTTCATATTTTAAATAAATTCAAATTCATAATATTAAATGAATTTTTTAAAAAATAATTTTAAAAATGGTATAATTTATAAATTAAACTTTATTTTGGAGAAAACATGGAAAATAACAAGAAAAAACTTGATCATTTGAACGAATTACAATACAAAGTTACACAAGAAAATTTTACAGAACCACCTTTTGATAATCTTTATAACGATAATTACGAAGAAGGTGTTTATGTTGATATTATCGACGGAACTCCGCTTTTTTTGTCTTCAACTAAATATAATTCAGGATCCGGTTGACCATCCTTTTGAAAACCTTTAAACGAGGACTCAGTTGTTGAAGTTCTTGATTTTAGCCACTCAATGACTAGAGTTGAAGTTCGCTCAAAAAATGCTGATTCCCATTTAGGGCACGTTTTTAATGATGGACCTAAAGAACAAGGAGGAAGACGTTACTGTATTAATTCAGCTGCCCTTAAATTTATTCCTAAAAATGAATTAAAAAATAATAATCTAGAGCACCTTTTAAAATACTTTGACTAAATTTTATTTAAAACAAAATAAGAAAAATTATTACTTTTAATAATTAATATTGTAAAATTTTAAATTATGAAATTACTAAGAAAATCAAAATTAAACTTTTTATTTTTTTCAGTAATTTTTTTATTTTTATCAAGTTGTTCAGTTGAGTCAAATTTACCTGATAAAATAAGTAAAGATATTGATGATTCACAAAAAATTGCTGCACCGCCTAAACAAGAGCAACCATCTCAACCATCAAATCCAGGTCAAAATCCTTCAACTCCAGGTCAAAATCCATCAACACCTGGTCAAAACCCATCAAATCCAGGTCAAAAACCATCGAATCCATCAAATCCAGGAATTGATAGAGAAACCCAAATTGATAAGGATAAAACTCAAGAAGAAAAAAAGAATCCAGGCATTAGTCAAAAACCTGATTTGCCACCCGCTGTTATAGAAATCCCTGATGAGATTGAAGAAAAACCAGGTGTAATTAAAATAACAGATGATAAAAAGGGCTCAGAACAGCCCAAAATTCCATCTTTTACACCGCAAAAACCGAGCGATGAAGAAAAAATTATTCCCGAACCTTTTGACCCAAAAAAGGATGGAAAAGAAACTGATGTCCAATTAGCTCAATTAAAAGGTTATCTTTCAACTTTACCTAGTTCATTTCGCATTACAAAAAGCATGCAAGATTTATACCCCCTAACAATAATCGGTAAAGGTAAAAGCGATGAATATAAAAATTTTTCTTATGTAAATTTTATTGACCCAATCCAAAATTTGAACGATAAGTATTCGATTAAATTAGATTTTTCTAACGCTGTTGTTGCTTCCACAGGCGCTTCAAACCAAGAAAAACCTATAAATAACGTGCTTTTATTTTTGTATCTTAAAGATAATGAAACAATTAAATCGTCAAAAACAGTCAGTCTTTTTTATAAACAAGAAGAGGCATCGAAAATAAATTTAATAGGCAAGAAATTACCTGATAATTTTAAAAACATTTTCCCATCATTTTTAGCTTTTTC belongs to Mesomycoplasma ovipneumoniae and includes:
- the recO gene encoding DNA repair protein RecO; this translates as MAEKIIKGIVVERFNFRDFDLIVKLVTNFGILKMVALGVRRPTSKNIYILNPGCFGEFEIFLAKNPNKLSKLKKGECLVRLDLTNENIYKFWKVIYQFTDENNYDSKIFSIFQSAFSKINEENVDAIIVYVIINWIKINGWIGNLTSCKVCKTNKRLVNFDFYGGMECVYHRTLKPFFRFNVKELEILYWANFSLDEYLEKINFDHVYSIFEILKMFLKKNSYIIF
- a CDS encoding DDE-type integrase/transposase/recombinase, encoding MKQYKFTIEDKFRYIKIAESKGLKNAILHFAEEFREIYKSKSKSKKADKEWMLHIYANNLIRNWQKKFYNNDMKSLISVRGKIKSPRKPKKKYTINDLSENDREVYQEIMENVLRRYGIDPAIVLEELKKRKQEQEKDKGKIENCTRICSVFNINRTSIYEKIRVKKPPKKMIYDEKLLEWIRENFNLNRKVKGRDVLYNIYINQGNYVSTYVFQKHYEFLGLKSLAYKKQGKPAPKEKKFTRIWTEDHIKGDFSSENFGEKWFADIKFIKINNEWFYLHSIIETKSNYLLNFSVSKTRFSEETINLVKETIKKYNIKPKFFHSDHGVEYANYKFANFLKQNNIQQSMSPKGYALANRPIEYFYAVFQRELLNIEGENFENVPTAYQKISSFIDWYNYERPQSCLSYKTPSYYMR
- a CDS encoding MAG2960 family serine endopeptidase lipoprotein, yielding MKKLSKLIFSNLFFGSLSIILFSACNVNSDKLDSKKQISPKIHAKIENQHQTSLDDVDWKNINFEYDSEKYNLQKLSLNKNFEQNSLRVNVLLVDTKKQLSIPKEFVFTSFLKAKDKKPEPNLDKIQNPIKEEEPKKVEEKPNPQPNFSKTKIEKILKPPSSDKPKITRIIKPQEKPKSQIINNFSPKINNVPTNNSPINNVNLSQFQTVNYNTKIYNPLFEATPKLKYTNKIYSESQNPEYFKDDHYFGKDFLLNHSVLQIIQNTPKYQTGVHNLYTFLYNGENNQPINFLDPNDPNRNKRFWELAKNVGHYGDFGRNNDEKLMFYNRGISYNGMAEQVYLPKFSEVESSGALSNSENLTEIVKKNPFGFLPSNLSQLFYYMKIDEIGKIFKIHNLKKVSANFDDKKGEISILFESGEGKKQIWKSNQVNSNLKKDIDYEKFIYDRSFSLGIYGFKYYQDQFFGNRYGTEAFKEYGTAWVLDRITNNDANSDSYELLVGTNIHVWNMPQIFDKSMYFFDLDNQNEKSKKWNAGFVNQNYEFVSEEDAKKGNKLKPFFTAARSDHLISGNKYENTYQKIKEYPVFDAYESYLSAPYYTPRYKVEGIMGHDVDVGLKYLDNYNEATRVGTTKNGGSDFVILRLKIKKTDLEHVLPELKKAIDSGTEKDWHIGLGQNEKFSPIKTQFYGGYPVATSDNENGDWEKGVNFKSNKSTGGIINTRSRVINDSLFHGLWVPYNDAENKDWNAKHEKWKNYQKPFLANLKHGMLKKVLNQHSNLYTKVNSENKLDALGPGSSGSMAIDSGFNLIGINYSYSTDSENNTFSNAISLMEGQSTYLDGFNGNIREDFKKKLQKDGLYTVKINPKS
- the msrB gene encoding peptide-methionine (R)-S-oxide reductase MsrB, translated to MENNKKKLDHLNELQYKVTQENFTEPPFDNLYNDNYEEGVYVDIIDGTPLFLSSTKYNSGSGWPSFWKPLNEDSVVEVLDFSHSMTRVEVRSKNADSHLGHVFNDGPKEQGGRRYCINSAALKFIPKNELKNNNLEHLLKYFD
- a CDS encoding LppA-related lipoprotein, with translation MKLLRKSKLNFLFFSVIFLFLSSCSVESNLPDKISKDIDDSQKIAAPPKQEQPSQPSNPGQNPSTPGQNPSTPGQNPSNPGQKPSNPSNPGIDRETQIDKDKTQEEKKNPGISQKPDLPPAVIEIPDEIEEKPGVIKITDDKKGSEQPKIPSFTPQKPSDEEKIIPEPFDPKKDGKETDVQLAQLKGYLSTLPSSFRITKSMQDLYPLTIIGKGKSDEYKNFSYVNFIDPIQNLNDKYSIKLDFSNAVVASTGASNQEKPINNVLLFLYLKDNETIKSSKTVSLFYKQEEASKINLIGKKLPDNFKNIFPSFLAFSLLNSNNDVISNPFFNQIGHVLNDRNFGVGLKDTFAEFSPEISDDEKEKYGFDVVSAQPDDENGKLRLNLQIWKIDKDTEIKTFLPNNKSLEFSGLAKNSDNIYQIELSKNTLEIDVLKNDVKKTLLEKDLNSEFSKGTFLKHLLDHLYIRVNAEINNKWIKLSEVQHDGWLFFPQIQSANLIVKQLIDNLTLERNGKKITWILNLKTVLLINNQILTPNGEFFHGKEKIHKISGVLEIN